The sequence TCTGGCAGTTACTGCGTGCCCAGCAGCAGCGGCAACACCCGCGGGGCGATCGAAAAGAGCGGCAACAGCTGCCCGCTGGGCTTCTATTCCTCGGGCAACTACTGCCTCAGCAGCCCGAGCAACGAGCGCGAGGCGATCCAAAAGAGCGGCAACTCCTGCCCGCTGGGCTGGTTCAGCTCCGGCAGCTACTGCGTCAAGAGCCGCTGATCGCCATGGGCTTCCGCTTCCGCCGCTCCGCACGCCTGGGGCCTCTGCGCTTCAACTACCGCTTCGCGGGCCTACGGCTACGCCAAGGGGGGCCTCAGCTCGATCTCCGTTGGCGGGCGCGGAGCCTCCTTCAACATCCCGGTGAGCCGCAGCGGCGGGGCCCGTACCACCGTGGGGCTGCCGGGCACCGGCTTGAGCTGGAGCGTGGAGCACACGCCCGATCGCCCTGCCGCACCCCCAGCTGGCTCTGCAGCGGGCCTGCCCAACAGCCGGCGGCTGCGGCCCGGTCAGCTCGATGCCCTCAAGCAGTCGCTGCTTGAGGTTCTGCACAGAGAGCTGTTCGCTCTCAGTTCCACCGGGGA is a genomic window of Cyanobium sp. Tous-M-B4 containing:
- a CDS encoding DUF4236 domain-containing protein translates to MPVSRSGGARTTVGLPGTGLSWSVEHTPDRPAAPPAGSAAGLPNSRRLRPGQLDALKQSLLEVLHRELFALSSTGEQLWQHALVSRLLADGSLSVRTAGLLTLVETPEAMEAYLLRAQGQDDAKRRAQRCIAAVQQASSLAAGRGWLS